Proteins from one Oenanthe melanoleuca isolate GR-GAL-2019-014 chromosome 1, OMel1.0, whole genome shotgun sequence genomic window:
- the RBP5 gene encoding retinol-binding protein 5: MPPNLTGYYRFVSQENMDNYLRALDINVVLRKLVCLLKPDKEIIHTGDHMIIRTITSLRDYVMDFDLGVQFEEDLGPVDGRKCQTTVSWEGDQLVCEQLGEKRNRGWRHWLEGDQLHLRMTAEDEVCVQVFQKVK, from the exons ATGCCTCCCAACCTCACCGGCTACTACCGCTTCGTCTCCCAAGAGAACATGGACAATTACCTGCGGGCTTTAG ATATCAACGTGGTCCTGCGAAAGCTGGTCTGCCTACTGAAGCCGGACAAAGAGATTATCCACACGGGGGATCACATGATCATCCGCACTATCACCTCCCTGCGGGACTACGTTATGGATTTTGACTTGGGAGTCCAGTTTGAGGAGGACCTGGGACCCGTGGACGGACGCAAGTGCCAG ACCACCGTCTCCTGGGAGGGGGATCAGCTGGTGtgtgagcagctgggagagaagaGGAACCGAGGCTGGAGGCACTGGCTGGAGGGGGACCAGCTGCATCTG CGCATGACTGCTGAAGACGAGGTCTGCGTCCAAGTTTTCCAGAAGGTGAAGTGA
- the C1R gene encoding complement C1r subcomponent, translating into MHVSCLPWAFLFFGVIGSSPVQRDYPLFGEIRSPSYPKPYPNNNISSWHIQVPKGYVVKLTFKYFDLEPSESCFYDYVKIKADKKDLGRYCGRLGSTRGNHPGRKEFVSKGNKMHLEFHSDFSNEDNGTVIPYRGFLAYYRAVDLDECEPNNAAKSDERPQCQHFCHNYVGGYFCSCRIGYQLQSDHHSCKVECSSELFTEASGYLSSPEYPQPYPEYLRCNYSIRLHKGLSISLKFLEPFEIDDHQQVHCPYDQLKIQAQGREIGEFCGREAPGIIETNSNEVDILFLTDESGFSRGWKIHYTSEKIRCPQPVPRDQFTIIRDLQPVYRFQDYFVVSCKTGYNLMEGDQKLVSFTAVCQADGTWHKPMPRCEIVNCGSPKSLTNGVFSYVNDAANNEYQSVISYRCNEPYYHIVTGTGGDRFTCSPEGTWLDQDGQKRIPSCLPVCGKPVHPVIEFQRILGGKSARRGNFPWQALTGINGRGGGALLGDRWILTAAHTIFPKGGVRYNVSLEQLAEEADIFLGHTNVDELHKMGNHPVRRIFIHPDFNPEDEHNFNGDIALLELKNPVTLGPTLLPICLPDPTNTSFYTHGHMGYVSGFGVDKNRISSSLKYVSLPAVARENCQSWLDSNKKGIPMVFSENMFCAGFLEGKQDTCQGDSGSVLTVLDRESGRWVATGIVSWGIGCATGYGFYTKVLNYVDWINGIIKEDRP; encoded by the exons AT GCATGTTTCTTGTCTCCCATGGGCCTTCCTCTTTTTTGGAGTGATCGGTTCCAGTCCGGTCCAAAGAGATTATCCCCTTTTTGGGGAGATCAGATCACCTAGTTATCCCAAGCCATATCCCAACAATAACATCAGCAGCTGGCATATCCAGGTGCCAAAAGGCTACGTGGTGAAGCTGACCTTCAAATACTTTGACCTGGAGCCATCTGAGTCCTGCTTCTACGACTATGTTAAG ATCAAAGCAGACAAGAAGGACTTGGGCCGATACTGTGGCCGGCTTGGGTCTACCAGAGGCAATCACCCAGGAAGAAAGGAGTTTGTTTCTAAGGGGAACAAGATGCACCTGGAATTTCACTCTGATTTCTCCAATGAAGACAACGGCACAGTGATTCCCTACAGGGGCTTCCTGGCTTATTACAGAGCTGTGG ATCTGGATGAATGTGAGCCTAACAATGCTGCCAAGAGCGATGAAAGGCCTCAGTGCCAGCACTTCTGTCACAACTATGTGGGTGGCTACTTCTGTTCTTGCCGGATTGGCTACCAGCTTCAGAGCGACCACCACTCCTGCAAAG TGGAGTGCAGCAGTGAGCTGTTCACAGAGGCATCTGGGTACCTGAGCAGCCCCGAGTACCCCCAGCCCTACCCCGAGTACCTCCGCTGTAACTACAGCATCCGTCTGCACAAGGGCCTGTCTATCTCCCTCAAGTTCTTGGAGCCCTTTGAGATTGATGATCACCAGCAAGTCCACTGTCCTTATGACCAGCTCAAG ATCCAAGCACAAGGGAGAGAGATTGGTGAATTCTGTGGCAGGGAAGCACCTGGCATCATTGAAACCAACAGCAACGAGGTGGACATACTCTTCCTCACCGATGAGTCAGGGTTCAGCCGTGGCTGGAAGATCCATTACACCTCAGAGA AAATACGGTGCCCACAGCCTGTCCCACGGGATCAGTTTACCATCATCAGAGACCTGCAGCCTGTGTATCGATTCCAGGACTATTTTGTTGTCAGCTGCAAGACTGGGTACAACCTTATGGAG GGTGACCAAAAGCTGGTGTCCTTCACAGCTGTCTGCCAGGCTGATGGAACATGGCATAAACCCATGCCCCGCTGTGAAA TTGTGAACTGTGGCAGCCCTAAAAGCCTGACCAACGGTGTGTTCAGCTACGTTAACGATGCTGCAAACAATGAGTACCAGTCAGTGATCTCATACCGGTGCAATGAGCCCTATTACCACATCGTCACCGGAACAGGCGGAG ACAGATTCACCTGTTCTCCTGAGGGAACCTGGCTGGATCAAGATGGCCAGAAGAGAATTCCATCCTGCTTGCCAG TGTGTGGGAAGCCAGTCCATCCCGTTATTGAATTCCAGAGGATCTTGGGTGGCAAATCAGCAAGGAGAGGCAATTTTCCCTGGCAGGCTCTGACTGGCATCAATGGAAGAGGGGGTGGTGCACTCCTGGGCGACCGCTGGATCCTGACTGCTGCCCACACCATCTTCCCCAAAGGAGGAGTACGGTACAAtgtgagcctggagcagctggcagaggaggctGACATTTTCCTTGGCCACACCAATGTAGACGAGCTCCACAAGATGGGCAACCACCCCGTACGGAGGATCTTTATCCACCCAGATTTCAACCCTGAAGATGAGCATAACTTCAACGGGGACAtagccctgctggagctgaaaaACCCAGTAACTCTGGGCCCCACACTGCTGCCCATCTGCCTCCCAGATCCCACCAACACCTCCTTCTACACGCATGGGCACATGGGCTACGTGAGCGGCTTTGGTGTGGATAAAAACCGCATCTCAAGCAGTTTGAAGTACGTGAGCCTACCAGCAGTGGCTCGAGAGAATTGTCAGAGTTGGCTAGACAGTAACAAGAAAGGTATCCCTATGGTTTTCTCTGAGAACATGTTCTGTGCTGGCTTCCTCGAAGGCAAGCAGGATACGTGCCAGGGGGACAGTGGGAGCGTCCTCACGGTGTTAGACAGGGAAAGTGGTCGCTGGGTGGCTACCGGCATCGTTTCCTGGGGAATCGGCTGCGCCACAGGCTACGGCTTCTACACCAAGGTCCTCAACTATGTGGACTGGATCAACGGGATAATAAAGGAGGACAGACCCTAG